A DNA window from Carassius gibelio isolate Cgi1373 ecotype wild population from Czech Republic chromosome A8, carGib1.2-hapl.c, whole genome shotgun sequence contains the following coding sequences:
- the LOC128018029 gene encoding uncharacterized protein LOC128018029: protein MKHDRLCGSRCLGPMTFNKDLTGRNVTLSQGGQLASRDTSSFLNGLVFLSRTVKVEEKLCVHIEDCTSQWDGALRVGFTNICPQRNNLPATSIPDLRDAQGYCVVPVPEDLSRCGVQIQFWINYAGMVIVQEIGGEKYYLKAKGLNLNNPLWVFIDLYGSTSAVRLLRSRRGSRTSCPVCPEDSTSGINWPARAVERQTSEEEHSNNQKAESRKVQKTSSYWKPSLFLVQYANQTTIPSSRESSELTRAGLGISVQESRGVDLNWTWRELNLFICSRYPLVDLDAIGFHFAKTDKRGRLCRLHSDTLKKLKKELADNILYIVPQTDIILNEMTTNTRSSVMYANAFSPSRSPPPVPAQQRHRLTSTSSFLSDSSRNSSMEDMDFISLLREFQHMHLSASENVSVLVSRNKVLQSAKDSVSNSNFPWTKTPLVTFNGEGALDCGGPRREFFRILMMEVQSSLGIFEGQPGHLFFTYDQMALEEHKYELAGKLIAWSVAHGGPGLKSLDPCLYQLMCTQECQLVDFDWHLIPDADIQDKLQKITSCKTTADLQRLQTELGDWICDCGFLGIYRHGISIRDVPKIYSFAVRHYIYLRTSNMIHQFTQGLNAYGQFWDMVRTHWVEFLPIFTNMHEPLSKITFRDLFQIHWSKSGTKNREAEEETIHYWELVLQMIEDKKPKAPENDLHFEEILAFITGADEVPPLGFSHKPSIHFYQPEQRGCRLPYANTCMMGLFLPRVVKDEVELYRMLLRAIRDSAVFGRT, encoded by the exons ATGA AGCACGATCGCTTGTGTGGCAGTCGATGTCTTGGTCCGATGACTTTCAATAAGGACCTGACAGGCCGAAATGTGACCCTCAGCCAAGGAGGACAACTCGCGTCCAGAGACACCTCGTCCTTTCTGAACGGTTTGGTGTTTCTCAGCCGCACTGTTAAAGTGGAAGAAAAGCTGTGTGTGCATATTGAGGACTGCACCTCGCAGTGGGATGGAGCTCTTCGTGTGGGTTTCACCAACATCTGCCCGCAAAGAAACAATTTACCAGCTACTTCAATACCAGACCTCAGGGACGCACAGGGATACTGTGTTGTGCCAGTACCTGAGGACTTGTCTAGGTGCGGTGTACAGATTCAGTTTTGGATAAACTATGCAGGCATGGTTATTGTGCAAGAGATAGGTGGGGAGAAATATTACCTCAAAGCAAAAGGACTTAACCTGAATAATCCGCTTTGGGTTTTCATTGATCTGTACGGGAGCACAAGCGCCGTCCGCCTTCTGA GATCAAGGAGGGGCAGTCGAACCTCATGCCCAGTTTGTCCTGAAGACAGTACGTCTGGCATCAACTGGCCAGCAAGAGCGGTCGAGCGACAAACATCAGAGGAAGAGCATAGTAATAACCAAAAAGCAG AATCCAGAAAGGTCCAGAAAACATCATCTTACTGGAAACCGAGTCTCTTTCTTGTACAATATGCCAATCAGACGACCATCCCAAGCTCCAGAGAAAGTTCAGAACTCACAAGAGCTGGTTTAG GCATATCTGTTCAGGAGTCAAGAGGGGTAGATCTAAACTGGACTTGGCGAGAGCTGAATCTCTTCATTTGCTCCAGATATCCTTTGGTCGACCTGGATGCGATTGGTTTCCATTTTGCAAAGACTGATAAACGTGGACGACTTTGCAGATTACATTCAGACACTCTCAAGAAACTAAAAAAGGAGCTGGCTGACAACATACTTTATATAGTTCCTCAGACAGACATTATTCTAAATGAG ATGACCACCAACACAAGATCATCAGTCATGTATGCAAACGCTTTCTCACCATCACGTTCTCCTCCACCTGTTCCTGCACAACAGAGGCACCGTCTGACTTCAACCAGCAGTTTTCTGTCAGATTCAAGCCGAAACTCTTCAATG GAGGACATGGACTTTATCTCTTTGCTCAGAGAGTTTCAGCACATGCATCTCAGTGCCAGTGAGAATGTGTCAGTTTTGGTTTCTCGTAACAAGGTGCTGCAGAGTGCTAAAGATTCTGTTTCCAACTCTAATTTCCCTTGGACCAAAACCCCTCTCGTGACGTTTAATGGCGAGGGAGCTCTTGACTGTGGAGGTCCACGGAGAGAGTTTTTCAG AATCCTGATGATGGAGGTGCAGAGCTCGCTGGGCATCTTTGAGGGGCAGCCTGGACACCTGTTCTTCACCTATGATCAGATGGCGCTGGAGGAACACAAGTATGAGTTGGCGGGGAAGCTGATTGCGTGGTCTGTGGCTCATGGCGGGCCAGGACTCAAATCTCTTGACCCCTGCCTGTACCAGCTGATGTGCACCCAGGAATGTCAACTGGTAGACTTTGACTGGCACCTAATACCAGATGCTGACATTCAGGACAAACTGCAAAAG atTACATCATGCAAAACAACGGCAGATCTCCAGAGGCTGCAGACAGAGCTGGGCGACTGGATCTGTGATTGTGGTTTCCTTGGAATATACAGACATGGAATTTCCATCCGAGATGTTCCGAAGATTTACTCCTTTGCAGTTCGACACTACATATATCTAAG aacatcaaataTGATTCATCAGTTCACACAGGGACTGAATGCTTATGGACAGTTCTGGGATATGGTGAGAACTCATTGGGTTGAGTTTCTACCCATCTTTACCAACATGCATGAGCCCCTTTCCAAAATCACGTTCAGAGACTTATTCCAAATCCACTGGAGTAAATCAGGGACCAAGAACAGGGAGGCTGAGGAAGAGACTATACACTACTGGGAACTGGTGCTTCAGATGATTGAAG ATAAAAAACCAAAAGCTCCGGAAAATGACTTGCATTTTGAGGAAATTTTGGCTTTCATAACCGGAGCAGATGAAGTCCCACCACTTGGGTTCTCCCATAAGCCCAGCATTCACTTCTACCAGCCAGAGCAGCGTGGATGCCGTCTACCATATGCCAACACGTGCATGATGGGATTGTTCCTGCCCAGGGTAGTAAAAGATGAAGTGGAACTTTACAGGATGCTCCTGAGAGCAATCAGAGACTCCGCTGTTTTTGGGAGAACATAA
- the LOC128018353 gene encoding E3 ubiquitin-protein ligase NEURL3, whose amino-acid sequence MTEKKKEKERCVCHTRRSLDAISFHSDIRGRLITLSDGGRRVTRDVTSFCHGLTFSARPVERAEKVRLRVERSDGVWHGALRVGFAHVPPEDTLLPPLAIPDLTDSPLYAAVLVPEHLCRPGSELQFWLKKNGSLRIRCSKGRTHTVPTTLKPEWPFWAMIDVYGQTTAVTMLGSKKKRWIFTSKSCPAHTHIKLTENKETHEGERHVSMLEQRNLRNHQLDNTDHEASDCEECVVCYSDVANCRLSCGHKCVCTPCGMRVHMMFGTCPLCRQPLSSPMSVHPSSTNGLTVC is encoded by the exons ATGACAGAGAAGAAGAAAG AGAAAGAAAGGTGCGTGTGTCACACGCGGAGGAGTCTGGATGCGATTTCTTTCCACTCAGACATAAGGGGTCGTCTGATAACGCTGAGTGACGGAGGCCGCCGGGTGACGAGGGACGTGACTTCATTCTGTCACGGACTGACGTTCAGCGCGCGGCCGGTGGAGAGAGCGGAGAAGGTGCGCCTGCGGGTCGAGCGCTCTGACGGAGTCTGGCACGGAGCACTGCGGGTGGGATTTGCTCATGTTCCCCCCGAGGACACACTTCTACCCCCTCTGGCCATCCCAGACCTGACCGACTCTCCTCTGTACGCGGCGGTGTTAGTTCCCGAGCACTTATGTCGCCCCGGCTCAGAGCTTCAGTTCTGGCTGAAGAAGAACGGCAGTCTGAGGATTCGATGTTCCAAGGGAAGAACACACACGGTACCGACAACCCTGAAGCCCGAGTGGCCCTTCTGGGCGATGATCGACGTGTACGGGCAGACCACGGCTGTCACGATGCTCG GATCCAAAAAGAAGCGCTGGATCTTCACCAGTAAGTCCtgtcctgctcacacacacatcaaactCACTGAAAATAAAGAAACGCATGAAGGAGAGAGACATGTGAGCATGCTGGAACAGAGAAACCTGAGAAACCATCAGCTTGATAACACGG ATCATGAAGCTTCAGACTGTGAGGAGTGTGTGGTGTGTTACAGTGATGTGGCAAACTGTCGTCTGAGCTGCGGTCATAAATGTGTCTGTACTCCGTGTGGGATGAGGGTTCACATGATGTTTGGGACCTGTCCTCTGTGCCGTCAGCCCTTGAGCAGTCCCATGAGTGTCCATCCCAGTTCAACTAACGGCCTTACTGTTTGTTGA